Part of the Drosophila pseudoobscura strain MV-25-SWS-2005 chromosome 2, UCI_Dpse_MV25, whole genome shotgun sequence genome, TACAATTTCAGTATAAttaacgaaacaaaacaaaacaaaacaaaaaaaggaaaaaagaatgaatatatgtatatgtatacacatctgataaaatatactatatactcgtatgtatatgtgtatctaAATGTACAATGGTAGAAGCGAGTCTAGAATAAATGTAAGTGTAATTTTTGTAGTGTATTTGCCGGTCCCCACACACCCCCTATACCTAATCCCCTTACACCCCCTCCCCAATCGATGTGTTTTGTAAATGTTGCCCCGAACTagaaaaatctgaaaaaaagaaacatatTCTAAATATTCGAACACACGAAACGCTGCAAACACACATATTtgagagaaacaaaaaaaacgaaacaaaattgCTGATATTTTACACTGAACAGAGTtcgaaaaagaagaagagatAAGAGATACGAGTCTAGAAagaatatttcatttcattagaGTTGAAGTTTTTACTCACGAAACAACGCACACAACAATGAGATGAGAAGAAACATTTGAGAACCTAGTTAGTAGCTGTAAAGATAATCCCAGCGGAGAATCCTCTCCTCTTTAGCATGCAAACAATTTAGAGAAATTTAGCTGAAACTTTTTGCACGCACCGCCCCTCCCTGCTCCCAAGAACCCCCCCGAACAGGAGACATACTCGTAGTATACAGTacgatatgatatgatatatgtatggtgAAACGAACTATGGAGACTCACGCCAAAGAAGATGTTTTTAGATGTTATATACTACTCGTATTTAAACGATCTTGACAGATGGACAATTTTTGTGTAACCTAACCGCAGATACGATAAACGTATGCTCTATCTATACGATATATGATATATCCTCCTCAACACGCATGATAAACCTGAAACcccaatgatgatgatgatgatgatgacgaaaCTCCTGTTGTATTGTGTAAACGGAAGACTTTCTTTTTAGGACTACATATAGAGGAAATTGGAAATGCTTGTTTACAGAGCGTGACAAAATTATAATGATAGtcccattaaaaaaaaaactgaaagaatCAGAATCGTTAGCTTAAAACTCACTCCGACTATGCGCGAACTTCATTCGagaaacacacaacaaaaatctTGAGACCAAAATGCGTTTACTAacagatatactcgtataaacTACAGATCCCCCACAAAAGGAAGAGAGAGGCCGGCCTACCtatcattaaatattaatcGTAAATGTATACCGATGATTAGTTCGTTGACCAAAAGTCAATTACCAATTATATTGTAtgtctctcacacacacacacaccacaccacacagaACAAAGGCAGAAGCAGACAGAATAGGGGATTACATAACTGAGAAATATGCATATTAACATATATAGGAGATTATTAATTTCGGTAGCCTATGGAGAACTATGTTGTTGAATTCGTAGATATTTTTGTTGTGCGTTGAAAATGAAACAtaaaccaaaagcaaagcgtaagatgaaaatatttttaaattgtaaCTTCTGTCAATTAAATTGTAGACTGGTGCATAtaccaaaagaaaatgaatatGAAAACTGTAAAACCAAAAAGAATTTGTTAACATCATCGATGGATGATGGCCcaagatggatggatggatggatggatgataGGTTCTGTTCTGTCCCATTGGAGTTTTTTGTTGTGCGTTCCAATAAAGTGCTTAGTATTTGTgtaatatacaaaatatatatcatagCTAATTAGTGCGGCATTATCCCAGCCTAGTGTGCGAGTACTTTTCCCACTCAGTGTCCAGTGCTTCGCCCCCCAACCAGTGTTGAGTAGTTTGCAAAATAAAAGAGTTTCTAGTTGTTGCGCACCGAACACAAAATTATTGCAAAATGTAATTCGCACAATTCGATGAGGCAGATTATTCAGGATATATAGCGATGCCAGAGAGATATACATACTACCTACATATaaacagatacaaatatatatatatatattttgggaGCATTTGATTCCATTTGCAATTGTTAGTTGGCTTGGCTGAAAAGGAGCTGAAGGAAGGGACCTCCCATATTGATCTACCCCCAGTTGCAGTATTCATTTTCAGCTTTATCgaatacagaatacagaataaagagccgaaccgaaccgaaccgaaccgaaattgtataaaaatCCACTTAGAACAGAGCACAACTCAGAGTCAACGCCATGACGAACGGTACATAAAATATAGCTATAGAAGGATTTGACAAGCAAAGAAGGGGCTATACACGATTTAAGATGAAGATACAAACAGATGAGATGGTAGTGGTGTTTATTTTTCTACCAACAGATTTGCAGGCAATGAAAATAGATGGAGTActtacagagcagagcagagcagacaagagaagaaaagaaaagagaagcATCAGCAATTATTAGATCAGTCAGTCGTCAGCCGTGTGTGTATATacgagatacatatatattatatctacctacatacaatatatatatatttttggaaagCAAATCAAGTATCTAGATGAATTTTGGCCACGGCCAAGTACTAAGCATATTCGCAGAAACGATATTAATTGATGTAAatgttgaaaacaaaaaatgtgctttggttgtttgtttttcgaaTGGCATATGGTACATTCGTCGTTGTTCTTCGGTTATTCTAAATATTATATAGACAACAAACAGATCAGATCAAATCATGTGTGCAACTTGTATCGTATTCAAATAATATGGCCATTccagcgaaaacaaaaaaatgaaacacacacaaacgcatgATGTGCAGAGCGTCAgaagaatatatataaatatatatactatacatacatatatgtaaatgtaaagTCATTACGAAAATGAACAACTTTTTCTGAAAAATAAAGTGTATATTCAAATATCAACATATGTCGTATTTTGGTCATGCTTTGGGAGAGTGTTTATCGCTTGAGAGCTCGATATTATTTCTATATTATGTTTATGTGGCAGGGGCCAGATaagcgaaggacctactttcctaCAGTCGGGTCACGCTGCCCGATATTAGCTATTACATCTGGTATTTATAGCCAGAGGCGCAGCTTAACGTAATTCCctattattcttgatcagaGATCATTTTACGCTTGGTGATTACGATGCATACATTCATCGTTTATGATCAGCAGAAAAGGAGCCTAAAAATATAACGTTACCTTTTCTTGTTACGTGATCTAAAGCTGTTGTTCAAGAACAAGCAGCACATAGGTAACAGGTAGAGAATGTATCACAGGCGTTCACCAGAACTCAAAAACATGATACCTGATCAGTTTTCGTGACTACATTGTCCATGCTGTGCCATTCTTCTCGTTTCTCGCCCTTTCTTTCACCAGAATCTAAGCTGCTGGTATCCCCTATCGCTCTCTCGACTTTTCCCTTTTGTTCTAAGCTTCACTTTCATTTGAGTTCGGGCTATTCGGATCGTCTGCCTTTGCAATTACTATTGATCTAGCTCTGGAGCCTCTTGACATAGTCTTCGATTAACACTGTTCAACTGACTTTGTCCTGGCTCGGCTTAATCCTTAAACCGACTCCTGGGAACTCAGTCTTAAACCTCCACCTATGTTCATATCTCGAACGTTTCGCTTTCTAAACTTATTTTAAGTAATCATAGAATCATTATACAAAGAAAATAAACTTAGAGACACGTGTGGCATTTGCTCAGGCTTTCatttaatagaaaaatatacataaatacatatatgtacatagatacatacatatgtatgcagatATGCCATAAATATGGATAATTTATCTTCTAGAATTTAACAAGAGAACAGATTTTGTTGTCGCCTAACGATATGAAAAAGATTTCTAACTACGAGTACTAGATGCATGAGAGTCGACAGATTGAGTGAGTGGGGATGGGAGGGGGTGCCAGCAGAAATCACATTTCATACAATCTACTGGCACAATTTTGAGATAGAATAGGATGAGCGTCGCGTTGCTTGGCGATTGTTATTGTTGATGCACTGCTCTTTAGATATAATACTTTGGCAGCCAGAAAAGTATGAAATGAACGCAATTTTGCCACTGCGAAAGTTTGTAACGAATTAAAAAGATGCTAAAACAATCGGCTCGATCGCTGACAAGGCAGTTAGCTAGGGGTTAATGTGTGAGACTAACTAAACGTACGACTTAGAGGCTATAACTAGCAGACTTAACGACTAAAGGAGCTTTGATTCACTTTTGCAAACTGGGCCTGACTCGAGTGGGCCGGAGCCTGGCCCGCTTCTAGACTTGTGTACATAAATAGTTTTTAACTAGCTTTTTACAGAGTGTTTTGGAAAAAATTTACACTTTTTGGTTGCCCTACATTCCGCTAGCGCTGTGTTACGTGCATATCTCGCTGCTGGCGGCGCAGGAGTTGCTCGAGACATTCGCATTCAACGCCCCCGTGCCCGTGGACATGCTGGCGGGCAACACGGCTGCAGGTGCGGGCGAAGAGGTTGAGGATGGTCCTGTCGCggatgtggctgctgtggctaCTGTGgcgggtggtggtggtggcgtgGTTGTGGAATCGGGCTCGGCCTGCTGTGCCTGGGACGTACTGCTTGTGATGGCATTGTTCGTCCGGCTGTTCTCCAGCTTGGCCCGATTGAGCGCCTCCTCGCGCTCCTTGGCATCAAAGTACCAGACGGTTATGGCATAGCGGGTGCGATGGGCGGGCTGCACTTCGTGAGGATTGCGTATGTCCGACCAGAAGAAGATCAGTCGATCGAACTTGGGCTCAATGTCGGCCACAGTGGTTCCAGGCGTGGGTCGAATCCTATAACCAGTCAACGGATTACTCAATTGTCCAAATTCAAAGGAGACAGGGAGATCTATCAGCTTACCGCAGTATTCCACCGCTTTCTCTCGCATCCCAGTTGATATTCAGGTAGTAGATGGCTGTAATGACGCGGCCGTCCTTGTTGGGATTATCCACATGCATGACATAGTGTGTGCCCGATCCGGGGTAGCAGGCAACCATCGCCTGAGGAGGGACAACCAATGCGATTAGCAAATCTTTTGAGGAATCCCATAGTAACTGCTTACCCTCGTGCGCTCCCTGATGTGATAGTTGCCCAGGATGCCATTGTCCTTCATGGTATTCACGCGATAGACCACAGAATCAATCTGGCCGAGGAGGGGAAACAAATTAGTCACAGATCCTTTCATTCTAGAAGATATCACACACTCACCTGATTGGTCAGATACCAGACGTTGCTGCAGCCGGGCTCATTGCCGCCCACCCACTTGATCTTGTCCCCTCGAATCTTGTCTCCACGCACCGCCGAGGTTGGGGCATCGGGCTTCTGGTTGTGCACCAGCTGTCCGTCGTGGAAGGCGCCAGCATTGTACATGCTCCGCACTTCGTTGAGGATCTTCAGACCCGTCTCCATTCCCAGGAAGTCATCCACCACGGACAGGCCGTACTGGTTCATGTCGTTGATGATGTTCCGACACAGATCCTCATAGCGCCGTTCGCTGTGTGGGGGCAAGACAGAGAACAAAGAACTTGATGAGTATCCAAGCCAATTACatttcaaagatacatatatgtatatggaagATCTCTTTGAAGGCCCTCTATCTAGCTTTCTGTCTATCTATCGATAGATAGATCTATAGATGCCTATCTGGGTGAGGTCACCTTGGGGGAAACCCCACCTGGCAGCATTCTACGGGTCGACTGTCTAGACCTGCCTCGCCTGCATTTCCGATCTATTTATAGACCAACTACTGGGAACGCTTCACGCTGCACCTTGCATATCGCAAGTTTGATTGCATTTAAGcgttatttatttgctttgagtacaactataataatgatatataCACAATATTTTACGACTTTTTTACGATGCCTCCATAAAACCAATattttccccacaaatctCTCGGGCAGTCGGTTCTCCGTAGTCACGTAGGCCAGCCACCATCCAGATCGCCCCCAAAAAACGATCGCGAATTTCTGGATAAGCACAACCCTCATACGAGTATCATAAAACAacacgaaaataaataataataataaagatgAAACATTTCTCACAAGTTCAGAATTGCTTTAGAAGGAAAGACAGTccaaaaaccgaaataaattaaaattactgAAACGTGTTGCTCGTAGGATCGAGGGACAGCACGACCGCCCGACCACATATGCT contains:
- the Hph gene encoding egl nine homolog 1 isoform X2, translating into MITSTTTDYQNFFKHSAHPANAEQFFRELLDKRERRYEDLCRNIINDMNQYGLSVVDDFLGMETGLKILNEVRSMYNAGAFHDGQLVHNQKPDAPTSAVRGDKIRGDKIKWVGGNEPGCSNVWYLTNQIDSVVYRVNTMKDNGILGNYHIRERTRAMVACYPGSGTHYVMHVDNPNKDGRVITAIYYLNINWDARESGGILRIRPTPGTTVADIEPKFDRLIFFWSDIRNPHEVQPAHRTRYAITVWYFDAKEREEALNRAKLENSRTNNAITSSTSQAQQAEPDSTTTPPPPPATVATAATSATGPSSTSSPAPAAVLPASMSTGTGALNANVSSNSCAASSEICT
- the Hph gene encoding egl nine homolog 1 isoform X1 codes for the protein MMSRGRAKDTGNRNRSRDMETPRCSICGTTQQLLRCAKCKAIYYCSAAHQHMDWPNHRQDCRLLARQKNNNNKMQQMQQLQQAVAATSLEGSGAGANCSTAQMMTPAHQAQSWPAEVDNLLNLLGQPGQGDTQPSGDGSQRQSHHHHHQHHHHSGEKSSSYQIGLADASFMGSGSERRYEDLCRNIINDMNQYGLSVVDDFLGMETGLKILNEVRSMYNAGAFHDGQLVHNQKPDAPTSAVRGDKIRGDKIKWVGGNEPGCSNVWYLTNQIDSVVYRVNTMKDNGILGNYHIRERTRAMVACYPGSGTHYVMHVDNPNKDGRVITAIYYLNINWDARESGGILRIRPTPGTTVADIEPKFDRLIFFWSDIRNPHEVQPAHRTRYAITVWYFDAKEREEALNRAKLENSRTNNAITSSTSQAQQAEPDSTTTPPPPPATVATAATSATGPSSTSSPAPAAVLPASMSTGTGALNANVSSNSCAASSEICT